In the genome of Populus alba chromosome 11, ASM523922v2, whole genome shotgun sequence, one region contains:
- the LOC118040761 gene encoding uncharacterized protein isoform X1, with amino-acid sequence MQNDGSGRDGTTRAGGDVPLTEVDLEKQDNSKVFPQEGGNGVLSGNSDYSPVIAIVVSNGESPVAASKEELHSVDFPRKGSLSRNSSSHEQCRVCQQEKEEVLIDLGCKCKGGLAKAHRTCIDTWFSTRGSNKCEICQAVAVNVSPPESQPIQANYWVWRIDPNFRPRDRDRGCFSPLWVAFSILIGGLLLDVLISITLGVSALPVNIIIGVIVVLGLGTALRLALEFCHEWSFRRAVQRADANENHGYHPSS; translated from the exons ATGCAGAATGATGGGTCTGGTAGAGATGGCACCACCAGAGCTGGTGGAGATGTGCCCCTCACTGAGGTTGACCTGGAGAAGCAGGATAACAGTAAGGTGTTCCCGCAAGAAGGCGGTAATGGGGTCTTGTCAGGGAATTCTGATTATTCACCAGTGATTGCCATTGTGGTTTCTAATGGCGAGTCTCCTGTGGCTGCCAGCAAGGAAGAGTTGCATAGTGTGGATTTTCCCAGAAAAGGGTCGTTGTCAAGGAATTCAAGTTCGCACGAACAATGCAG AGTTTGTCAGCAGGAGAAGGAAGAAGTTCTCATAGATCTTGGATGCAAATGTAAAGGCGGTCTTGCAAAAGCCCATCGCACATGTATTGATACTTGGTTTAGCACAAGAGGGTCCAACAAATGTGAGATATGCCA GGCTGTAGCTGTAAATGTGTCACCTCCAGAATCTCAGCCAATT CAGGCAAACTACTGGGTTTGGAGAATTGACCCAAACTTTAGACCACGAGACCGTGATAGG GGCTGTTTTAGTCCTCTTTGGGTGGCGTTCTCAATCCTTATTGGTGGTCTCTTGTTGGATGTGCTGATATCCATCACCCTTGGTGTTTCTGCCTTACCTGTTAACATAATAATTG GGGTCATTGTTGTTCTCGGACTTGGAACTGCGCTTCGGCTAGCCCTGGAATTCTGCCATGAGTGGAGTTTTAGGAGAGCAGTTCAAAGGGCAGATGCCAATGAGAATCATGGTTACCATCCATCTTCGTAG
- the LOC118040761 gene encoding uncharacterized protein isoform X2: MQNDGSGRDGTTRAGGDVPLTEVDLEKQDNSKVFPQEGGNGVLSGNSDYSPVIAIVVSNGESPVAASKEELHSVDFPRKGSLSRNSSSHEQCRVCQQEKEEVLIDLGCKCKGGLAKAHRTCIDTWFSTRGSNKCEICQAVAVNVSPPESQPIANYWVWRIDPNFRPRDRDRGCFSPLWVAFSILIGGLLLDVLISITLGVSALPVNIIIGVIVVLGLGTALRLALEFCHEWSFRRAVQRADANENHGYHPSS, encoded by the exons ATGCAGAATGATGGGTCTGGTAGAGATGGCACCACCAGAGCTGGTGGAGATGTGCCCCTCACTGAGGTTGACCTGGAGAAGCAGGATAACAGTAAGGTGTTCCCGCAAGAAGGCGGTAATGGGGTCTTGTCAGGGAATTCTGATTATTCACCAGTGATTGCCATTGTGGTTTCTAATGGCGAGTCTCCTGTGGCTGCCAGCAAGGAAGAGTTGCATAGTGTGGATTTTCCCAGAAAAGGGTCGTTGTCAAGGAATTCAAGTTCGCACGAACAATGCAG AGTTTGTCAGCAGGAGAAGGAAGAAGTTCTCATAGATCTTGGATGCAAATGTAAAGGCGGTCTTGCAAAAGCCCATCGCACATGTATTGATACTTGGTTTAGCACAAGAGGGTCCAACAAATGTGAGATATGCCA GGCTGTAGCTGTAAATGTGTCACCTCCAGAATCTCAGCCAATT GCAAACTACTGGGTTTGGAGAATTGACCCAAACTTTAGACCACGAGACCGTGATAGG GGCTGTTTTAGTCCTCTTTGGGTGGCGTTCTCAATCCTTATTGGTGGTCTCTTGTTGGATGTGCTGATATCCATCACCCTTGGTGTTTCTGCCTTACCTGTTAACATAATAATTG GGGTCATTGTTGTTCTCGGACTTGGAACTGCGCTTCGGCTAGCCCTGGAATTCTGCCATGAGTGGAGTTTTAGGAGAGCAGTTCAAAGGGCAGATGCCAATGAGAATCATGGTTACCATCCATCTTCGTAG